One stretch of Caloenas nicobarica isolate bCalNic1 chromosome 2, bCalNic1.hap1, whole genome shotgun sequence DNA includes these proteins:
- the LOC135986345 gene encoding collagen alpha-1(I) chain-like: MVGRALSGAGAAPRAGRAGPRRGGGPSPPSEPGGGSAAAAASHPPPGPALQRPPAGPRHPRRALPCPARPGPPSPPRPPGSSSPPRQRAAAPRPRSPGGDGLLGLRPGAARGAPGPGGIAPGSPPRAPGPQRERRQGHRELPGTTARSAAEPPRSPSDHTGITPGVTEISPGSLKPLRDQPQGHRELPGIPGTTPGSAVEPLGSPWDHTGITPGITEISPRSLGPHWDQARHHRDLLGIALGLPLGSPKSPRDHWNHNGISHGSPRAPRDHSGISRGTPGITPRITETTSGSATGSPRAPRDPCDHTGISGGTTGIS, translated from the coding sequence ATGGTCGGGCGGGCGCTGTCGGGGGCAGGCGCGGCCCCtcgggcgggcagggccgggccgcgccgcggggGAGGCCCCTCTCCGCCCTCCGAGCCCGGCGggggctccgccgccgccgccgcctcacATCCTCCGCCGGGCCCCGCGCTGCAGCGGCCGCCGGCGGGGCCCCGCCATCCGCGCcgtgccctgccctgccctgcccggcccggcccgccgagtccgccccggccgcccggctcctcctccccgccgcgccaacgcgccgccgccccgcggccccgctcccccggcgGGGACGGGCTGCTCGGGCTCCGGCCGGGAGCTGCCCGGGGAGCGCCGGGACCGGGCGGGATCGCACCGGGATCACCCCCGAGAGCACCGGGGCCACAGCGGGAGCGGCGACAGGGTCACCGAGAGCTCCCTGGGACCACAGCGCGATCAGCCGCGGAACCCCCGCGATCTCCTTCGGATCACACCGGAATCACGCCCGGGGTCACTGAGATCTCCCCGGGATCACTGAAACCACTTCGGGATCAGCCACAGGGTCACCGAGAGCTCCCTGGGATCCCTGGGACCACACCAGGATCAGCAGTGGAACCGCTAGGATCTCCCTGGGATCACACCGGTATCACACCTGGGATCACCGAGATCTCCCCACGATCCCTGGGACCACACTGGGATCAGGCACGGCACCACCGGGATCTCCTCGGGATCGCACTGGGATTACCCCTGGGATCACCGAAATCTCCCCGGGATCACTGGAACCACAACGGGATCAGCCATGGGTCACCACGAGCTCCCCGGGACCACAGTGGGATCAGCCGTGGCACCCCCGGGATCACCCCCAGGATCACTGAAACCACGTCAGGATCAGCTACAGGGTCACCGAGAGCTCCCCGGGATCCTTGCGACCACACCGGGATCAGCGGCGGCACCACTGGCATCTCCTGA